A genomic region of Leptospira mtsangambouensis contains the following coding sequences:
- a CDS encoding LptF/LptG family permease — protein MAKQVDLRTVRVFSKDDLPPGFMVDTDRLGRWKRFKPSILRIYILKEILSPFLVALSFFTMIYMAVAIQKMIGLFVGKGVDFFRLLDYMGYVFGNTLPMTIPMACLMSGIMAAGRLSGDSEITAMRASGVSFPYIYSNFLVFGFLMTLIVGYLNFYLGPENTRKMKDFDNWIATYNPLLAIQPGQFSGDKTQDFFSEKGRTMYSGGIDADGNLSNVQIREWAISADGTDFIMVNNLAVPMGGSRMLQIINAKEGLLVEKKNLAGEYEKSVRLRKGYVIEWDTETNAIGVTNFMDGEMDYNTPAKKDTKTLSINVKPDTFSLPMLIEIRNAIESEGLENIPGLEILKEYGLSIKGVGGLKQMVEQFKYELLMGATSGNQEEMAQKFALFTQLSELLNESKKTLTGFNVEIHKRFATPLSCQIFFFLSFPLGLVVKRSGKGMSFTLAVIFLLIYYTFFIFGSGISYKENVPDWVGPWSANIVIATLSIYIMISRTDAKLPDSIRSRLGFYFRFRDLLDEKIELVKNRFRKAK, from the coding sequence TTGGCTAAACAAGTTGACCTTCGCACTGTAAGAGTCTTTTCAAAAGATGACTTACCACCGGGTTTTATGGTGGATACAGATCGTTTGGGAAGATGGAAGCGGTTTAAACCATCCATCCTAAGAATCTATATCCTAAAGGAAATCCTAAGTCCCTTTCTTGTTGCCCTTTCGTTTTTTACAATGATTTATATGGCAGTGGCCATTCAGAAAATGATTGGACTATTTGTGGGAAAGGGTGTCGATTTTTTTCGTCTTTTGGACTATATGGGATATGTCTTTGGAAATACACTACCAATGACAATTCCTATGGCATGCCTTATGTCAGGGATTATGGCGGCAGGTCGTTTGTCTGGGGATTCTGAAATTACTGCGATGCGGGCATCAGGTGTTTCTTTTCCTTATATATATTCCAACTTTCTTGTTTTTGGGTTTCTAATGACTTTGATTGTTGGGTATTTGAATTTTTATCTCGGACCAGAAAACACTCGTAAGATGAAGGATTTTGATAACTGGATTGCTACATACAATCCGTTGCTCGCCATCCAACCTGGCCAATTTTCCGGAGACAAAACCCAGGACTTTTTTTCAGAAAAGGGTAGAACCATGTACTCTGGTGGGATTGATGCGGATGGAAATTTAAGTAACGTTCAAATCCGCGAATGGGCGATCTCTGCAGATGGAACTGACTTTATTATGGTAAATAATTTGGCTGTTCCGATGGGTGGATCTCGTATGTTACAAATCATCAATGCCAAAGAAGGTTTGTTAGTTGAAAAAAAGAATTTAGCAGGAGAGTATGAAAAGTCTGTTCGTCTACGAAAAGGTTATGTAATTGAGTGGGATACAGAAACGAATGCCATTGGAGTTACTAATTTTATGGATGGAGAAATGGACTATAATACTCCAGCTAAAAAAGATACAAAAACTCTGAGTATCAACGTAAAGCCTGATACATTTTCATTACCTATGCTCATTGAAATACGTAATGCGATCGAATCGGAAGGTTTAGAAAACATTCCAGGATTGGAAATTCTGAAAGAATATGGGTTATCGATCAAAGGTGTCGGTGGCCTGAAACAAATGGTGGAACAATTTAAGTATGAGTTACTAATGGGTGCAACTAGCGGTAACCAAGAAGAAATGGCTCAAAAGTTTGCCTTGTTCACTCAGCTTTCTGAACTACTCAATGAATCAAAAAAAACACTCACTGGCTTCAACGTAGAAATCCATAAACGGTTCGCAACCCCTCTGTCTTGCCAGATTTTTTTCTTTTTGTCTTTTCCATTAGGTTTGGTTGTCAAACGTTCGGGAAAAGGAATGAGTTTTACCCTTGCTGTCATTTTCCTTTTAATCTATTATACTTTTTTTATTTTTGGTTCTGGAATTTCTTACAAAGAAAATGTCCCTGATTGGGTTGGACCTTGGTCGGCTAATATTGTCATTGCCACACTTTCCATCTACATCATGATTTCACGGACAGATGCCAAATTACCAGATTCCATCCGTAGCCGACTGGGTTTTTATTTCCGATTCCGGGACCTCTTGGATGAGAAGATAGAACTTGTAAAAAATCGGTTCCGAAAAGCCAAATAA
- a CDS encoding 6-bladed beta-propeller, with protein MSLRKLLLFFFLLVSTQVFPLDFPNFSLGEENAKEEFKRGLTYKNLREYSAAKERFQKAVNLKKDFHLARLELANNYYLLGEWEEALDELEILASKAKNDLLIVNKIEALRLAIAGGVTDKEKVYFKTIEGDSIRGYRFRNPVDITFDEDGNFYVAGFDTSNIIKFNAQGNPLSNWRGGITRKLDRPVSLAYHNQKLYVADFARDEVLLFDLSGSFISSFGGSGKGQGQFRGPSSIYIDSNGNIFVADSGNARIQKFNSNGKFLLEFQGSGNSKLGNPSGITIHDGKIYVVDKDNIRVLVFDGDGNTLNIIQKPEWKKPRSIRILDNQIFLTDELTGIWTYSLLHGEWKQLSKFRDKKGVYRVLFRPFSTNMDSTGSLYFVDFGKHRIDIFSQKNNLLSNLDLKIESIDTSGFPDIHIYTRVRNRAGKEIVGIDRLSFRIFENDNMTPLFSLANKNKLNDKLSVAMVYENSEGLKKGKLALEDGLFPFFRSLHDNDKIALYRAGKDSNLILPETVSLRDILAKIRDSLPEEKYNFGKASIAALQKLSLETGPKALVYLVSGESREDSFLQYQKSRIVAFSKAHSIPIYVLTVNPNINLEDSWSDMTGPTNGRYIVLDGEGEERELYKKLKSYIDYRYILSYKTDTNPELINRYIKLAIGVEHRGVKGRDEGGYFVPEPR; from the coding sequence ATGTCTTTGAGAAAGTTACTATTGTTTTTCTTTCTATTGGTAAGCACACAAGTTTTCCCTCTGGACTTTCCCAACTTTTCCTTGGGGGAAGAGAATGCCAAGGAAGAATTCAAACGAGGACTCACTTATAAAAATTTAAGAGAGTATTCCGCAGCCAAAGAACGATTCCAAAAGGCTGTCAATTTAAAGAAAGATTTTCATTTGGCCAGACTAGAACTTGCCAACAACTATTACCTGCTAGGTGAATGGGAAGAAGCTCTCGATGAATTGGAAATTCTTGCTTCAAAAGCCAAAAATGATCTTCTCATTGTCAATAAAATTGAAGCTCTACGTTTGGCCATTGCCGGCGGAGTGACAGACAAAGAAAAAGTATATTTTAAAACGATCGAAGGAGATTCCATTCGGGGTTATCGGTTTCGTAATCCAGTGGACATCACTTTCGATGAAGATGGTAATTTCTACGTTGCTGGATTTGATACGTCCAATATCATTAAATTCAATGCACAAGGAAATCCTCTCTCAAATTGGAGAGGTGGGATTACAAGAAAACTAGATCGCCCGGTTTCTCTCGCATATCATAACCAAAAACTTTATGTTGCCGATTTTGCCCGCGACGAAGTTTTACTTTTTGATTTATCTGGAAGTTTTATTTCATCTTTTGGTGGATCAGGAAAAGGCCAAGGACAGTTTCGAGGCCCCTCTTCTATTTATATAGATTCCAACGGAAATATCTTTGTTGCAGATTCTGGAAATGCAAGAATTCAAAAATTCAATTCCAACGGAAAATTTCTTTTAGAATTCCAAGGTTCTGGTAATTCAAAACTAGGAAACCCGTCAGGAATTACAATCCATGATGGAAAAATCTATGTAGTTGATAAAGATAACATTCGAGTTTTAGTTTTTGATGGCGATGGTAATACTTTAAATATAATTCAAAAACCAGAATGGAAAAAACCAAGAAGCATTCGCATCTTAGATAACCAAATTTTTCTTACCGATGAATTGACCGGCATCTGGACCTATTCGTTGTTACATGGTGAGTGGAAACAATTGAGTAAGTTTAGAGATAAAAAGGGAGTGTATCGAGTTTTATTTCGCCCTTTTTCTACCAATATGGATTCTACAGGAAGTCTCTATTTTGTAGATTTTGGAAAACACAGAATCGACATTTTTTCACAAAAAAACAATCTTCTCTCTAACTTAGATTTAAAAATTGAATCTATTGATACCTCTGGATTTCCAGACATTCATATTTACACTCGGGTTCGTAATCGCGCGGGCAAAGAAATCGTTGGAATTGACAGATTGAGTTTTCGAATATTTGAAAACGACAATATGACTCCTCTATTCTCTTTGGCCAACAAAAACAAGTTAAACGATAAATTAAGTGTAGCGATGGTTTATGAAAATAGCGAAGGATTGAAAAAAGGAAAACTAGCACTGGAAGATGGTCTTTTCCCTTTCTTTCGATCCCTACATGACAATGATAAAATTGCTTTGTACCGAGCAGGAAAAGATAGTAATTTGATTTTACCGGAAACCGTATCCCTCCGTGATATTTTAGCAAAAATCAGAGATAGTCTCCCGGAGGAAAAATACAATTTCGGGAAAGCAAGTATAGCTGCCTTACAAAAACTTTCTTTAGAAACTGGTCCTAAAGCTTTGGTTTATTTGGTGTCCGGAGAAAGTAGAGAAGATAGTTTCCTTCAATACCAAAAATCAAGAATTGTGGCCTTTTCAAAAGCACATTCTATTCCTATTTATGTTTTGACAGTTAATCCCAATATTAATCTCGAAGATTCTTGGTCAGATATGACAGGGCCAACAAACGGTCGCTACATCGTACTTGATGGAGAGGGAGAGGAACGCGAATTATACAAAAAATTGAAGTCATATATTGATTACCGATACATTTTGTCTTACAAAACAGATACAAATCCAGAACTCATCAATCGTTATATCAAATTAGCCATTGGAGTGGAACATCGGGGTGTGAAAGGTCGAGATGAAGGAGGATACTTTGTTCCAGAACCTCGTTAA
- a CDS encoding tetratricopeptide repeat protein, translating into MFQNLVKYFTRFIFKFGILIFVSLLFGESTTLEDIAEGKRFQAEHNCRKAIQFFQSALQKNRNSIDAKLGVASCSFQLGAFRESKKFYLEILDRDPKHIPAVTGLSEIYLLDSDFVGISKLIDPLLIEFPNNTALRITEAKSLQKQGKLDSAIYKINTLSKRLEEPSDLVRMLAELYFTKQNYTDSFNAIDSYSKKEPNDPEGFAFKAKVLLYQNYFYPNQLKAVLSSVEDSLQNSLNLDPKGEEARFYSVYHDIILSNFNGDKEIKKRAFRTIYELAREYPENQLYHSIEANLAWELGETKFATYHYRRALQLDDLDEILRFEAEEYTLSNEKEESKLRRELGDYRRDRFYSEKHSLYHKSSLFHLKRAKDLSPQTPVIRKELLEFYNQTGESVKYTNLLLRLREEDPNSFKLQNKLEFSIKNLKDSLEFREGYLQIDPNSVLDNTVRYSPEVYVFDMESSLPFPYHLQAGRLLSEALRYNLKQMQMVRVVDGDEFKQIRGLLKEMSYHPFSQTLPFAIDNLHLLDSKRKNAAKIRYVVHGKYKIKDGDIHLDVSVYDRNRLRDIATWSTNQRGRDSLPTVIHRIGERIRDLLPKEGKILKVKKDEVIVSLGKDDGLKKDSKLEFQRKGNPLFQGEITELGKSISSVKPNVRGWEKELATGDSVILSTDSNKEKKDK; encoded by the coding sequence TTGTTCCAGAACCTCGTTAAATACTTCACTCGATTCATATTTAAGTTTGGAATTTTAATTTTTGTTTCACTTTTATTCGGTGAATCAACCACACTTGAAGATATTGCCGAAGGGAAAAGATTTCAAGCCGAACACAACTGCCGAAAAGCAATCCAATTCTTTCAATCGGCTTTACAAAAGAATAGAAACTCAATCGACGCAAAACTTGGTGTGGCCAGTTGTAGTTTCCAATTAGGTGCTTTTCGCGAGAGTAAAAAATTCTATTTAGAAATTTTGGATCGAGACCCAAAACATATTCCGGCAGTAACTGGACTATCTGAAATTTACCTTCTTGATTCCGATTTTGTGGGGATATCCAAATTAATTGATCCATTACTGATTGAATTTCCAAACAATACTGCTTTACGAATCACCGAAGCAAAATCTCTCCAAAAACAAGGAAAACTGGACTCTGCCATTTATAAAATCAACACTCTGTCTAAACGATTAGAAGAACCGTCCGATTTGGTACGTATGTTAGCAGAATTGTATTTTACAAAACAAAATTATACAGATTCGTTCAATGCAATCGACTCTTATTCTAAAAAGGAACCAAATGACCCAGAGGGATTCGCATTCAAAGCGAAAGTACTTTTGTATCAAAACTACTTTTATCCGAATCAATTAAAAGCGGTTTTATCCTCTGTTGAGGACTCATTGCAGAATTCATTAAATCTAGATCCGAAAGGAGAAGAAGCTCGTTTTTATTCTGTATACCACGATATCATTTTATCCAATTTTAATGGAGACAAGGAAATCAAAAAGAGAGCCTTTCGAACCATTTATGAATTAGCAAGAGAATATCCGGAAAACCAACTTTACCATAGCATTGAAGCTAACTTGGCTTGGGAGTTAGGAGAAACTAAATTTGCTACATACCATTATCGTAGAGCTCTACAGTTAGATGATTTGGATGAGATTCTTAGATTTGAAGCCGAAGAATATACACTTTCAAATGAAAAGGAAGAATCAAAACTAAGAAGAGAATTGGGTGACTATAGGAGAGACCGGTTTTACTCCGAAAAACACTCGTTATACCACAAGAGTTCTTTATTCCATTTAAAACGGGCCAAAGATCTGAGCCCACAAACACCTGTGATCAGAAAAGAACTTCTGGAATTTTATAACCAAACCGGGGAATCAGTCAAATATACAAATTTACTACTTAGACTTAGAGAAGAAGATCCAAACTCCTTCAAACTTCAGAACAAATTGGAATTTTCCATTAAAAACCTAAAAGATTCTTTGGAGTTTCGCGAAGGTTATCTTCAAATCGATCCGAATTCTGTTTTAGATAATACGGTTCGTTACAGTCCAGAAGTTTATGTTTTTGATATGGAATCAAGTTTACCGTTCCCATATCATTTACAGGCGGGAAGATTGTTGTCAGAAGCACTACGTTATAATTTAAAACAAATGCAAATGGTTCGTGTTGTGGATGGTGATGAATTTAAACAGATTCGGGGACTACTCAAGGAAATGAGTTACCATCCTTTTTCCCAAACATTACCCTTTGCCATTGACAATTTGCATCTTCTGGATTCAAAAAGAAAAAATGCTGCCAAAATACGTTATGTAGTTCACGGAAAGTATAAAATCAAAGATGGGGACATCCACCTAGATGTTTCTGTTTATGATCGAAATAGATTACGTGATATTGCAACATGGTCCACAAACCAAAGAGGAAGAGATAGTTTGCCAACTGTCATCCATAGAATTGGGGAACGGATCAGAGACCTACTTCCCAAAGAAGGAAAAATACTAAAGGTCAAAAAAGATGAGGTCATTGTTTCCCTTGGAAAAGATGACGGATTAAAAAAAGATTCAAAATTAGAATTCCAGAGAAAGGGAAATCCTCTCTTCCAAGGTGAAATCACAGAACTTGGCAAATCCATTTCTTCTGTGAAACCAAATGTTCGCGGGTGGGAAAAAGAATTGGCTACCGGAGACAGTGTCATTCTTTCCACGGACTCAAATAAAGAGAAGAAAGATAAGTAA
- a CDS encoding SRPBCC family protein translates to MNTFIYRSKFPINKEILFRFHEEPIGFQTLVGGTKGIEIIQPPKSLAIGEEVIFKIRIFPFWKTIWIARHIAYQQNHFFVDRQEKGPFLKFQHTHLFLDGTDGKNSCILSEEIEINFYLWPLSRFFIFPFLYFMFRKRHELTAKHFGVKEELIFCRYS, encoded by the coding sequence ATGAATACATTTATCTATCGATCGAAGTTTCCAATCAATAAAGAAATACTCTTTCGATTTCATGAAGAACCAATTGGTTTTCAAACCTTAGTTGGTGGAACCAAAGGAATCGAAATCATTCAACCACCAAAATCCTTAGCAATTGGTGAAGAAGTTATTTTTAAAATAAGAATCTTCCCCTTTTGGAAAACAATTTGGATCGCAAGACATATTGCTTATCAACAAAACCATTTTTTTGTAGACCGCCAAGAGAAAGGTCCATTCTTAAAATTCCAACATACCCATTTGTTTTTAGATGGAACTGATGGAAAAAACTCATGTATCCTTTCTGAAGAAATTGAAATCAATTTTTATCTCTGGCCTTTATCCCGATTTTTTATATTCCCTTTTCTATATTTTATGTTTCGGAAACGACACGAACTAACGGCAAAACACTTTGGCGTAAAAGAAGAACTAATTTTTTGCCGGTATTCTTGA
- a CDS encoding peptide chain release factor 3 produces the protein MSPDLIEREVRRRKTFAIIAHPDAGKTTLTEKLLLYGGAIQLAGAVKAKKEGKSATSDWMAMEKERGISITSAALQFEYKDNILNLLDTPGHEDFSEDTYRTLMAADTAVMVLDAGKGVEPQTIKLFRVCRDRGIPIITFINKMDRPTKDLYALLDEIEKVLGIKAVPDVWPLGTGFDFKGVYDLRDQQLYLFDRTPGGKQKAVSRMAGPNDPSLDEQFDSEIVTAFREQTDLVENGIGKVDKNSFLLGKETPVYFGSAVNNFGIELFLNKFLELAPGPDHIPLRDGNYLDPINSPFSAFVFKVQANMNKAHRDRIAFLRICSGVFERGLNVNHNRLDKPVKLSSSFAFFGQDRNTVDTAYPGDIIGLVNPGTYKIGDVLSTGNTPPLRPLPSFAPELFATISCKDTLQLKSFKKGLDQLAEEGILHLFTSRTIGGGVPIIGAMGKLQFEVFQRRLKDEYGADTSIHILPYGISRWVKKEDRTKIPSNAGLVEDLFGNMALLFDTEWDMNYFHKNNEGIELLENPPLED, from the coding sequence ATGTCTCCTGATCTTATAGAACGTGAAGTCCGCCGCCGAAAGACTTTTGCCATCATTGCTCACCCCGATGCGGGAAAAACAACGCTTACGGAGAAGCTCCTCCTTTACGGAGGTGCCATCCAACTTGCCGGAGCGGTCAAAGCCAAAAAGGAAGGAAAGTCTGCGACTTCCGATTGGATGGCAATGGAAAAGGAAAGGGGAATCTCCATCACTTCGGCAGCCCTCCAGTTCGAATACAAAGACAATATTCTAAATCTCCTAGACACACCAGGCCACGAGGACTTCTCCGAGGACACTTACCGCACCCTAATGGCTGCCGATACTGCCGTGATGGTTCTTGATGCCGGTAAGGGGGTCGAACCACAAACCATTAAACTTTTCCGTGTTTGTCGGGACCGGGGCATTCCTATCATCACATTTATCAACAAGATGGATCGACCGACTAAGGACCTTTATGCGCTTCTGGACGAAATTGAAAAAGTTCTTGGGATTAAGGCTGTTCCAGATGTTTGGCCTCTTGGAACCGGATTTGATTTTAAGGGGGTTTATGACCTCAGAGACCAACAATTGTATCTTTTTGATAGGACTCCAGGGGGAAAACAAAAAGCCGTATCTCGTATGGCAGGTCCTAATGATCCGAGTTTGGATGAACAGTTTGATTCCGAAATCGTAACTGCATTTCGTGAACAAACTGATCTAGTCGAAAATGGAATTGGAAAAGTAGATAAAAATTCATTTTTACTTGGAAAGGAAACACCGGTTTACTTTGGTTCGGCGGTTAATAATTTTGGGATCGAACTTTTTTTAAATAAGTTTCTGGAATTAGCTCCAGGTCCTGATCATATCCCCCTTCGGGATGGAAATTATTTAGATCCGATAAATTCCCCTTTCAGTGCCTTTGTTTTTAAGGTGCAAGCGAACATGAATAAGGCTCACAGAGATCGAATAGCTTTTTTAAGAATTTGTTCTGGTGTGTTTGAACGAGGGCTCAACGTAAATCACAACCGATTGGACAAACCAGTCAAACTTTCTTCGAGTTTTGCATTTTTTGGACAAGATCGAAACACGGTTGATACTGCTTATCCCGGAGACATCATTGGACTAGTCAATCCAGGCACATATAAAATTGGAGATGTACTATCAACGGGGAACACACCTCCTTTACGACCTCTTCCTAGTTTTGCTCCTGAACTTTTTGCAACCATCTCTTGTAAAGATACCTTACAATTAAAGTCTTTTAAGAAGGGACTTGACCAATTGGCGGAAGAGGGAATCCTCCATCTTTTCACCTCACGAACGATTGGTGGTGGGGTCCCGATCATTGGCGCTATGGGTAAACTCCAATTTGAAGTTTTCCAACGTCGTTTAAAAGATGAGTATGGAGCCGATACATCCATTCATATTTTGCCTTATGGGATTTCTCGATGGGTGAAAAAGGAAGACCGAACCAAAATCCCATCCAACGCAGGACTTGTAGAAGATTTATTTGGAAATATGGCCCTTCTTTTTGATACTGAGTGGGATATGAATTATTTTCACAAAAATAACGAAGGGATCGAACTCTTGGAAAATCCTCCGCTGGAAGATTGA
- a CDS encoding methylglyoxal synthase produces MVLIQRKMEITKKIVLIAHDNRKEDLLDWVKYNKGTLSKHHLSATGTTGKLIHEQIGLPVFRFISGPLGGDQQIGSKIVEDGIDFMVFFWDPLSAQPHDPDVKALLRIAVLYNIPMACNRSSADFLISSPLMEREYSRQLIDYGSRIPAKN; encoded by the coding sequence ATGGTACTAATTCAAAGAAAAATGGAGATCACAAAAAAGATCGTCCTCATTGCTCATGACAATCGAAAAGAAGATTTATTAGATTGGGTAAAATACAATAAAGGCACTTTAAGCAAACACCATCTCTCCGCTACTGGAACCACTGGAAAATTGATTCATGAACAAATTGGCCTTCCTGTGTTTCGTTTTATTTCCGGACCACTTGGCGGCGACCAACAAATTGGATCAAAAATTGTAGAAGATGGAATTGATTTTATGGTTTTTTTCTGGGATCCTCTCTCGGCACAACCACATGATCCAGATGTAAAGGCCTTGCTTCGAATTGCAGTATTGTATAATATTCCAATGGCTTGTAACAGGTCCAGTGCTGATTTTTTAATCTCCTCTCCTTTGATGGAAAGAGAATACAGCCGCCAATTGATTGATTACGGATCAAGAATACCGGCAAAAAATTAG
- a CDS encoding FcpA-related putative periplasmic flagellar protein, with protein MKFPILFLWISLIFLGTFPLRSKEPNQSSSPENRVESILPTTPESGSPWGENSERLDTIPVLNLVDEKNSQKRWQDANKEYSSAIEYFESAKKNIDKRREDSKKEIYYEDRYEWQKQIRKENKEKEFQKLLFDLRSQTVARLVKAMNLLDKIENPKVKESAPYLDLKSGIYREYIKHQEAYKNYLQVIDFAERYMDLSPKNEAEAEPHRLLALSYEKMEQTALRSKNQELYYEFKELKKKHLLRFAEIHYGRDSKEYATIEEKVGRDF; from the coding sequence ATGAAATTTCCCATCCTATTTTTATGGATTTCTTTGATTTTCTTAGGAACCTTCCCGCTTCGTTCCAAAGAACCAAATCAGTCATCTTCTCCTGAAAATCGGGTGGAGTCCATTCTCCCCACCACTCCCGAATCCGGTTCCCCTTGGGGAGAAAATTCCGAACGATTGGATACAATTCCTGTCTTAAATCTAGTTGATGAAAAAAACTCCCAAAAACGTTGGCAAGATGCAAACAAGGAGTATTCATCTGCCATTGAATATTTTGAATCTGCCAAAAAAAATATCGATAAACGTCGAGAAGATTCCAAAAAAGAAATCTACTATGAAGATAGATACGAATGGCAAAAACAAATCAGAAAAGAAAACAAGGAAAAAGAATTTCAAAAGTTACTCTTTGATTTACGATCACAAACGGTGGCTCGACTTGTAAAAGCCATGAATCTATTGGATAAAATAGAAAATCCAAAAGTAAAAGAAAGTGCACCTTATTTAGATTTAAAATCTGGAATTTATAGAGAATACATCAAACACCAAGAAGCTTATAAAAATTACCTACAAGTCATTGATTTTGCAGAGCGGTATATGGATCTTTCTCCAAAAAACGAAGCGGAAGCGGAACCACACCGTTTGCTTGCACTCTCGTATGAAAAAATGGAACAAACTGCTTTACGTTCCAAAAACCAGGAACTCTACTATGAGTTCAAAGAACTAAAGAAAAAACATTTATTAAGATTTGCGGAAATCCACTACGGTCGCGATTCAAAAGAATATGCAACCATAGAAGAAAAAGTAGGAAGGGATTTTTAA
- a CDS encoding PP2C family protein-serine/threonine phosphatase, with product MFTGNRIRELFDHFLYVIKTKSFLKLFLSIIAFLIVPYFLLVSSMIHSRYKEALDWNQRFQLIRIQLLVIDLENQIREQINREISEKKNVGMIPITELPEIMNRCVPTPKDLSQLEEITLLQCDWGSEKKSYLFVLDEKNVSIHSAKFLEDALLDSPFSDPNEGLFLLGTQGDFGISGFIEDEFLVSDFWKSDVKSSLQTHSNLPSLRETKKDDLDYFVVSYPMYGLPIHLFIVSPKELVLIPIKESLKKNIVILVSLLFLSFVFSLAISLREIESKQKLKLLLQEFPHAAILYDSKGKILLENQEIEQKLLVTNLFRDQLSVKEWIEKEVNLFLKDESNLQLDLTKLRKEESEFYSEDGSVYLLEFTYQLWFLEQKYRFASGALVLVQNVTKKRLEFEKEMDYAKDLQKKYLPNRIIILPNLDYEVLYKPLIQVGGDYYDYIDLGNNRSIFALGDVIGHGVKAAMMMTVLRVLFHQIVKTESDPKEILKKMNEGVSNHFPDPFAFVPFLFLLFDFNQNTVLYGNAGHPGMLYLSGDEILCPEKLNPMFGMLPKIEPKVLEFPIQRGDRFYLFTDGLKDVENSKEEKLGDKELKDFLSAMKDKHMSLVKQELELKIRSYSEGIPFLDDITWIGIDVI from the coding sequence GTGTTCACCGGAAATAGAATCCGAGAACTATTTGATCATTTTTTGTATGTAATTAAAACAAAATCTTTTCTTAAATTATTTCTATCAATCATTGCCTTCTTAATTGTTCCTTATTTTCTTCTCGTTTCTTCAATGATCCATTCCAGATACAAAGAAGCTTTGGATTGGAACCAAAGATTCCAACTCATTCGGATCCAACTCCTTGTCATTGATTTAGAAAACCAAATTAGAGAACAAATCAACCGAGAGATTTCTGAAAAAAAAAACGTAGGGATGATTCCCATCACAGAACTTCCAGAAATAATGAACCGCTGTGTTCCCACTCCTAAAGACCTTTCCCAGTTAGAAGAAATTACCTTGTTACAATGCGACTGGGGATCTGAAAAAAAATCGTATCTTTTCGTTTTAGATGAAAAGAATGTTTCCATACACTCTGCTAAGTTTTTAGAAGATGCTTTACTTGATTCACCTTTTAGTGATCCGAATGAGGGTTTGTTTTTACTCGGCACACAAGGAGATTTTGGAATTTCAGGATTTATCGAGGATGAATTTTTAGTTTCTGATTTTTGGAAATCCGATGTAAAATCTTCTCTCCAAACTCATTCCAATCTGCCATCCCTTCGGGAAACAAAAAAGGATGATTTGGATTATTTTGTTGTCAGTTACCCAATGTATGGACTACCAATTCACTTATTCATTGTTAGCCCAAAAGAATTAGTCTTAATTCCGATAAAAGAATCTCTAAAAAAGAATATAGTCATTTTAGTTTCCTTACTTTTTTTATCCTTTGTTTTTTCTCTCGCAATTTCACTTAGAGAAATTGAATCAAAACAAAAGTTAAAACTTCTTTTACAAGAGTTTCCCCATGCAGCCATCCTATATGATTCAAAGGGAAAAATTCTTTTAGAGAATCAAGAGATCGAACAAAAACTTTTGGTAACAAATTTATTCAGAGACCAACTTTCCGTCAAAGAGTGGATTGAAAAAGAAGTTAATTTATTCCTAAAGGATGAATCCAATTTACAATTGGACCTTACTAAACTTAGAAAAGAGGAATCTGAGTTTTATTCAGAAGATGGTTCTGTTTATTTATTGGAATTTACATACCAACTTTGGTTTTTGGAACAAAAATATCGGTTCGCAAGCGGAGCCCTAGTCCTCGTACAGAATGTAACGAAAAAACGTTTAGAATTCGAAAAGGAAATGGACTACGCAAAAGACTTACAAAAGAAATACCTTCCCAATCGAATTATCATTTTACCCAATTTAGATTATGAAGTTTTATATAAACCACTGATCCAAGTGGGTGGTGACTATTACGACTATATTGATTTGGGAAACAATAGATCCATTTTTGCCCTTGGTGACGTGATAGGACATGGAGTAAAAGCTGCCATGATGATGACAGTTCTACGGGTTCTATTCCATCAAATTGTTAAAACAGAATCCGATCCAAAAGAAATTCTAAAAAAAATGAATGAAGGTGTATCCAATCATTTTCCGGATCCATTTGCTTTTGTTCCTTTTTTGTTTTTATTATTTGATTTTAATCAAAACACAGTTTTATACGGAAACGCAGGCCATCCGGGGATGTTATACCTCTCAGGAGATGAGATTCTTTGTCCCGAAAAATTAAACCCAATGTTTGGAATGCTTCCTAAAATAGAACCAAAAGTTTTGGAATTTCCCATCCAAAGAGGAGATCGTTTTTATCTTTTCACAGATGGGCTGAAAGATGTCGAAAATTCTAAAGAAGAAAAACTAGGAGACAAGGAATTAAAAGATTTTTTGTCTGCGATGAAGGACAAACATATGTCCCTCGTCAAACAAGAATTAGAACTAAAAATCAGATCCTATTCAGAGGGAATCCCTTTCCTTGATGATATCACCTGGATTGGGATAGACGTCATTTAG